In Polaribacter sp. L3A8, a genomic segment contains:
- the mreC gene encoding rod shape-determining protein MreC: MQQIIYFFQKFKYFLFFLLLELIALTFTFNNLNFHKSKFVNSANSITGGLYTTLANSTEYLGLKTENEFLSIENTKLKNQLEKNNLFFSKDSIVIDSSKYHQKYNYTQAKIINNNYSKSFNFLTINKGKNQKLDKEMAVINSRGVIGITENASNNYTRVQSILNKNSKINARLKNSNYFGTLGWNGIDYKTVQLSDIPRQAPLKIGDTIETDGKSTIFPEGIPIGTISKINHGNTADNKVDVLLFNDMSNLGYVYIIKNLDKEEIRSLENSSNE; the protein is encoded by the coding sequence ATGCAACAGATTATCTATTTTTTTCAGAAGTTTAAGTATTTTCTGTTTTTTTTATTGTTAGAGCTCATTGCACTAACATTCACTTTTAATAATCTTAATTTTCATAAGAGTAAATTTGTAAATTCTGCAAATAGTATTACAGGTGGTTTATACACAACTTTAGCCAACTCTACCGAGTATCTAGGACTAAAGACAGAAAATGAGTTTTTATCAATAGAGAACACAAAGCTTAAAAATCAATTAGAAAAAAACAATTTGTTTTTCTCTAAAGATTCTATAGTTATAGATTCATCAAAATACCATCAAAAGTACAATTATACTCAAGCTAAAATTATCAATAATAACTATTCCAAATCTTTTAATTTTTTAACTATTAATAAAGGTAAAAATCAAAAATTAGATAAAGAAATGGCTGTAATTAATAGCAGAGGAGTTATTGGTATTACAGAAAATGCTTCTAATAATTACACAAGAGTTCAATCTATTTTAAATAAGAATAGTAAAATTAATGCCCGCTTAAAAAATAGTAATTATTTTGGTACATTAGGTTGGAATGGTATCGACTATAAAACAGTACAACTTTCTGATATACCTAGACAAGCTCCTTTAAAAATTGGAGACACCATAGAAACCGATGGTAAATCTACAATATTCCCAGAAGGAATACCTATTGGAACTATTTCTAAAATAAACCATGGCAATACAGCAGACAACAAAGTAGATGTACTACTTTTTAACGACATGAGTAACCTTGGTTATGTTTATATCATTAAAAATTTAGATAAAGAAGAAATACGATCTTTAGAAAACTCAAGTAATGAATAA
- the mreD gene encoding rod shape-determining protein MreD produces MNKSINQILFFLFLLFLQVLVLNHIIFLGHINPYLYISFVFLYPVKEKRFTFLFVSFLLGLFVDFFSDSGGIHAFATLFIAYIRLFFVRVYFRKMPADYPFFTLKSESFGKVFNYVVTLTIIHHLIYFSFANFSFFNLSMVFLDTLYASVFTLILFFLGTYIFTKDE; encoded by the coding sequence ATGAATAAAAGTATTAATCAAATTTTATTTTTTTTATTCTTGCTGTTTTTGCAAGTTTTAGTCTTAAATCATATTATTTTTTTAGGCCATATAAACCCATACCTCTATATTTCGTTTGTATTCTTATACCCTGTTAAAGAAAAGAGGTTTACTTTTTTATTCGTTTCTTTTCTACTAGGTCTATTTGTAGATTTTTTCTCAGACTCTGGAGGAATCCATGCATTTGCTACGTTGTTTATCGCTTATATTAGACTGTTTTTTGTACGGGTTTATTTTAGAAAAATGCCGGCAGATTATCCATTCTTCACCCTAAAATCAGAATCTTTTGGTAAAGTTTTTAACTATGTAGTAACTTTAACAATAATTCACCACCTTATCTATTTTTCTTTTGCTAATTTTAGTTTTTTTAATTTATCAATGGTATTTTTAGATACATTATACGCTAGTGTATTTACATTGATTTTATTTTTTCTTGGAACTTATATTTTTACTAAAGACGAATAA